The following coding sequences lie in one Methanopyrus sp. SNP6 genomic window:
- a CDS encoding RsmB/NOP family class I SAM-dependent RNA methyltransferase yields the protein MTSRNAKTYEEAMEIVLRTLVKAERVKPTQYARRLVMKEVNPSREARSVSAGMLYSVLQKRGLLDEVIEDVLEITDDVTELDTWVRNAARIAVNEVVFEDGDPEEVADVLHGLVRKLANPGAAAIVKAFTLDLMDYEPPEPEDELDRLKWEYYHPRWLIERWMEMFGNHDEVIALLEANNRRPPLTIRVNTLKVDPKELADRLQKKYRVTVEPGRFLDEILKIPEGLPIGEMPEWEEGLFVIQDEAAALASAVLNPKPGEVIVDLCAAPGGKTTHMAQLMGGEGKVVAIDVDEVRMERLREIAERMGVLDCIETHLMDGREAPEKLGREFADAVLVDPPCSADGTIPKNPERRWRITSDELERLPKFQYELLKAGAEMVKPGGRLLYSTCSMFPEENEEVVRRFLDEHPEFELLEVEVGDPGFDMPEACRLFPHRYETCGFFIALMGRTG from the coding sequence GTGACGTCCCGGAACGCTAAGACCTACGAAGAGGCTATGGAAATAGTGCTCCGTACGTTGGTGAAAGCGGAGAGGGTTAAACCCACGCAGTACGCCAGACGCCTGGTAATGAAGGAGGTGAATCCCTCTCGAGAGGCCAGATCCGTGTCCGCCGGGATGCTGTACAGTGTGTTACAGAAACGTGGACTCTTGGACGAGGTGATAGAGGACGTCCTGGAGATCACGGATGACGTGACCGAGCTCGACACGTGGGTAAGGAACGCGGCACGGATCGCCGTGAACGAGGTCGTGTTCGAAGACGGCGACCCCGAGGAGGTAGCCGACGTACTACACGGGCTGGTCCGGAAGCTAGCTAATCCCGGGGCAGCGGCGATCGTGAAAGCGTTCACGCTGGATTTAATGGACTACGAACCTCCCGAGCCGGAGGATGAACTCGACAGGTTGAAGTGGGAATACTACCATCCGCGATGGTTGATCGAGCGATGGATGGAGATGTTCGGCAACCACGACGAGGTGATCGCCCTATTGGAAGCCAACAACCGGAGGCCGCCGCTGACCATCCGCGTGAACACCCTCAAGGTGGACCCCAAAGAGCTGGCGGATCGGTTACAGAAGAAGTATCGGGTGACGGTCGAGCCGGGACGCTTCTTGGATGAGATACTGAAGATCCCTGAAGGACTCCCCATCGGAGAGATGCCGGAATGGGAAGAAGGTCTTTTCGTGATCCAGGACGAGGCCGCGGCGCTCGCATCGGCGGTTCTCAATCCGAAGCCCGGGGAGGTAATCGTCGACCTTTGTGCGGCTCCGGGCGGTAAGACCACTCACATGGCGCAGCTGATGGGAGGAGAGGGTAAGGTCGTGGCGATCGACGTGGATGAGGTTCGGATGGAACGTCTTCGGGAGATCGCAGAACGGATGGGTGTCCTAGACTGCATTGAAACACACTTGATGGACGGACGTGAAGCGCCAGAGAAGCTGGGTCGTGAGTTCGCCGATGCCGTATTAGTCGACCCACCTTGCTCCGCCGACGGTACTATTCCAAAGAATCCCGAGCGTCGGTGGAGGATCACCTCGGATGAGCTGGAACGACTGCCTAAGTTCCAGTACGAGCTCCTGAAAGCGGGCGCCGAAATGGTCAAACCCGGAGGTCGACTTCTTTATTCCACCTGCTCAATGTTCCCCGAGGAGAACGAAGAGGTAGTCCGGAGGTTCTTGGACGAGCACCCAGAGTTCGAGCTGCTGGAAGTCGAGGTCGGTGACCCAGGATTCGACATGCCCGAAGCGTGCCGACTGTTCCCGCATCGATATGAGACCTGTGGATTCTTCATAGCACTCATGGGACGGACCGGCTGA
- the moaA gene encoding GTP 3',8-cyclase MoaA has protein sequence MRDALGREVRSVRISVTMRCNMACVYCHREGEQPGRSELSAAEWCRLLRACAEIGIRKVKITGGEPLLREDLVEIIENAKGFEETSLVTNGVLLARYSGDLAEAGLDRVNVSLDTVNRKLYRKLTRSRFSPDYVIRGIEAAVSEGLTPVKVNVVLVSDTVKTLPTLVEELSDLEGLKLQLIEPMGSIPGFKPARAEDGLKALGEYEPELERVRTFHNREIYRLNNGMSVEVVKPMDGVMCEACTRIRLTHDGKYKGCLMAPPKSLPRNDFEELVRTLKGYVRTRNDTFELHQGASVTGMMHGDVPER, from the coding sequence TTGCGCGACGCGCTAGGTCGTGAGGTTCGAAGCGTTAGGATATCCGTAACGATGCGATGCAACATGGCCTGCGTGTACTGCCACAGGGAAGGGGAACAGCCTGGGAGATCCGAACTGAGCGCCGCCGAATGGTGCCGACTGCTCCGAGCCTGTGCTGAAATCGGCATTAGGAAGGTCAAGATCACAGGTGGCGAACCGTTGCTTCGAGAAGACCTGGTCGAAATAATCGAAAACGCCAAGGGGTTCGAGGAAACTTCCCTTGTCACGAACGGTGTACTGCTCGCGAGGTACTCGGGTGACCTAGCTGAGGCCGGACTGGACCGCGTGAACGTGAGTCTCGACACGGTAAATCGGAAACTGTACCGTAAGCTCACCCGGTCTCGTTTCTCTCCTGACTACGTCATCAGAGGGATAGAAGCGGCAGTGTCTGAGGGATTGACCCCAGTTAAGGTAAACGTCGTACTGGTCTCGGATACCGTGAAGACGCTGCCGACGCTCGTGGAGGAGCTGTCCGACTTAGAGGGTCTGAAGCTGCAGTTGATCGAGCCGATGGGTTCGATACCAGGATTTAAGCCCGCACGTGCCGAAGACGGTCTGAAAGCGCTCGGTGAGTATGAACCGGAGCTGGAGCGAGTTCGCACGTTCCATAACCGCGAGATATACCGGCTTAACAACGGTATGTCCGTCGAAGTCGTCAAACCCATGGACGGGGTCATGTGCGAAGCCTGCACTCGTATCCGTTTAACCCACGATGGAAAGTACAAGGGGTGCCTGATGGCACCTCCCAAGTCGCTTCCTCGGAACGACTTCGAAGAACTCGTTCGCACGCTGAAGGGATACGTTCGAACCCGGAACGACACGTTCGAACTGCATCAGGGAGCGTCGGTGACGGGGATGATGCACGGTGACGTCCCGGAACGCTAA
- a CDS encoding metal-dependent hydrolase, translated as MRVTWLGHAAFEVEIDGVNVLIDPFLSGNPKAAKSPDEVDPDLVLVTHGHGDHLGDAVEICKRTGATLVGIYEIAVYAKGQGVENVEEMNIGGTIEVEGLRIIQVPAWHSSEIVEDGEIVAGGTPVGYVVSGEEGSVYHAGDTGLSMDMKLIGELYEPEVALLPIGSRFTMGPKEAAKAVELIEPEVAIPMHYGTFPPIDQDPEEFKREVKELGLDVEVVILEPGESYER; from the coding sequence ATGAGGGTAACGTGGTTGGGTCATGCGGCGTTCGAAGTGGAAATCGACGGAGTCAACGTGCTCATCGACCCGTTCTTAAGCGGGAATCCGAAGGCGGCCAAGTCGCCGGACGAGGTGGATCCGGACCTCGTCCTCGTGACTCACGGTCACGGCGATCATCTGGGCGACGCCGTCGAGATCTGCAAGCGCACTGGGGCTACGTTGGTCGGAATCTACGAGATCGCCGTGTACGCCAAGGGACAGGGCGTCGAGAACGTGGAGGAGATGAACATCGGCGGCACCATCGAGGTAGAGGGACTGAGGATCATCCAGGTACCAGCGTGGCACTCCTCGGAGATCGTAGAAGACGGTGAGATAGTCGCCGGCGGCACCCCAGTGGGTTACGTAGTGTCCGGTGAGGAGGGATCCGTTTATCACGCGGGCGATACCGGTCTGTCCATGGACATGAAGCTCATCGGTGAGCTCTACGAGCCAGAGGTGGCGCTGCTACCGATAGGCAGCAGGTTCACCATGGGACCCAAGGAGGCTGCTAAAGCCGTGGAACTGATCGAGCCGGAGGTGGCGATACCGATGCACTACGGGACCTTCCCACCGATCGATCAGGATCCTGAGGAATTCAAACGGGAGGTGAAGGAACTCGGACTGGACGTGGAAGTCGTGATCCTGGAGCCTGGAGAGTCGTACGAAAGGTAG
- the hypE gene encoding hydrogenase expression/formation protein HypE — translation MSKVRREHGAGGELMESLIKEELLPNLTMRGEGSVTLDDLDDGATFPSVDGEMVMTTDAHIVDPPFFPGGDVGKLAAAGTANDLAVMGAKPVAFACSIVVREGFPIDDLKLVYRSIDEVLSELDAHLITGDTKVGNTGGVDIVVTMTGVGEIVELVRDRGLRPGDKIIVTGTVGDHGMAILAAQQGLETDLESDVAPVWEAVNAALEVGGVTSMKDPTRGGLAGALNEMAEKSGVRIVIEEERIPIREEVRVLSEMLGVNPLEVANEGKVVMGVRPDTVDDVLDAIRSTEVGKNAEVIGIVEEGTPRVEMETEVGGRRIVEKPVGDPVPRVC, via the coding sequence TTGAGTAAAGTACGCCGCGAACACGGAGCCGGCGGGGAACTCATGGAGTCCCTGATCAAGGAGGAGCTGCTGCCTAACCTGACGATGCGTGGCGAAGGGTCGGTTACGCTGGATGACCTCGACGATGGAGCGACGTTCCCTTCCGTCGACGGTGAGATGGTGATGACAACCGATGCGCATATCGTGGACCCACCGTTTTTCCCCGGGGGAGATGTGGGTAAGCTCGCGGCCGCGGGTACGGCCAACGATCTCGCCGTTATGGGTGCGAAGCCCGTAGCCTTCGCGTGCTCCATCGTCGTGCGCGAGGGGTTCCCTATCGATGACTTGAAGCTCGTATACCGTTCGATCGACGAGGTACTGAGCGAGTTGGACGCTCATCTGATCACCGGCGACACTAAGGTCGGAAACACTGGTGGCGTCGATATCGTCGTCACCATGACCGGTGTGGGTGAGATCGTCGAGCTTGTCCGAGACCGTGGTCTCAGGCCCGGTGATAAGATCATTGTCACGGGTACGGTGGGAGACCACGGGATGGCGATTCTGGCGGCTCAGCAGGGATTGGAGACTGATCTCGAGTCCGACGTGGCCCCGGTATGGGAAGCCGTCAACGCAGCGCTCGAAGTCGGTGGTGTCACTTCGATGAAGGATCCCACCCGGGGAGGCCTCGCCGGGGCACTGAACGAGATGGCGGAGAAGTCGGGTGTACGGATCGTGATCGAGGAGGAGCGGATTCCAATTCGGGAGGAGGTCCGAGTGCTTTCGGAGATGCTGGGTGTCAACCCCCTGGAAGTGGCGAACGAGGGCAAAGTCGTTATGGGAGTCCGTCCGGATACTGTCGATGACGTGCTCGACGCGATCCGCTCTACCGAGGTCGGCAAAAACGCCGAGGTGATAGGAATCGTGGAAGAGGGCACACCGCGCGTCGAGATGGAAACCGAAGTCGGTGGTCGGAGAATAGTGGAAAAGCCCGTTGGAGACCCGGTACCACGGGTGTGCTGA
- a CDS encoding 30S ribosomal protein S8e, translating to MGVWHGRSLRKPTGGRIRPHRKKRKFEMGNPPTETLVGEERKLKERRGMGGNVKKGLKFATHANVADPETGEVKCVRIEEVVENPASQYYERHGVITKGAIIRTEIGLAKVTNRPGQEPVVNAVLIKEEEEKEG from the coding sequence TTGGGCGTATGGCACGGACGCTCACTACGTAAGCCGACCGGAGGAAGGATTCGGCCACACCGGAAGAAGCGGAAGTTCGAAATGGGTAATCCTCCCACGGAGACGCTGGTAGGGGAAGAGAGGAAACTCAAGGAGCGACGCGGCATGGGTGGCAACGTCAAGAAGGGTCTCAAGTTCGCGACGCACGCCAACGTAGCCGACCCGGAAACGGGTGAGGTGAAGTGCGTGAGGATCGAGGAAGTCGTCGAGAACCCAGCGTCCCAGTACTACGAGCGTCACGGGGTGATCACTAAGGGAGCGATCATTAGGACTGAGATCGGGCTCGCGAAAGTCACGAATCGACCAGGTCAGGAACCCGTTGTTAACGCTGTCCTCATCAAGGAGGAAGAGGAGAAAGAAGGTTAA
- the hypB gene encoding hydrogenase nickel incorporation protein HypB produces MHKVEVDVSEDLLEVNRNLAREVRETLDEHNVRAVEVLGSIGSGKTSLIEWIVKEYGDEYSFAVIAGDVVSEYDESRFKDLGVPTVGLNTGRECHLDAHMVQHGLEHLEELTDLDEVDVLFIENVGNLVCPADFPIGAHLRVIVVSATEGEDVIGKHPMMIRRGDVLVVNKIDLADACGVSPETMVSTAKEINPDLEVYLTSIKTGEGMAELAERLLP; encoded by the coding sequence ATGCACAAGGTTGAAGTCGACGTCTCCGAAGATCTGCTCGAAGTCAACCGTAATTTGGCCCGCGAGGTTCGGGAAACACTGGACGAGCATAACGTCCGGGCAGTGGAGGTGCTTGGATCTATCGGTTCCGGAAAGACCTCGCTCATCGAGTGGATCGTGAAGGAGTACGGGGACGAGTACTCCTTCGCAGTTATCGCAGGAGACGTGGTGAGCGAGTACGACGAGAGCAGGTTCAAGGACCTAGGGGTACCGACGGTAGGTCTCAACACGGGTCGTGAGTGTCACCTCGATGCTCATATGGTACAACACGGTTTAGAACATCTCGAGGAACTGACGGACCTGGACGAGGTGGACGTGTTGTTCATAGAAAACGTGGGAAACCTCGTGTGCCCAGCCGATTTCCCCATTGGCGCCCACCTGCGCGTTATCGTAGTCTCGGCAACGGAGGGTGAGGACGTCATCGGTAAGCATCCGATGATGATCCGGAGGGGTGACGTGTTGGTCGTTAATAAGATCGATCTGGCTGATGCCTGCGGTGTCTCTCCGGAGACAATGGTCAGTACGGCTAAGGAGATAAATCCGGACCTCGAGGTATACCTCACGAGCATCAAGACGGGAGAAGGGATGGCGGAACTCGCCGAGAGACTGCTCCCTTAA
- the hypA gene encoding hydrogenase maturation nickel metallochaperone HypA has protein sequence MHELSVAQSVLETVLDVARKRGAERVLSVRLRIGEFTLLNPEQLRFCLEVLAEGTPVEGAKFEIEIERGYFKCVECGHKWRPEDESLKDPSLHTAFGTSELTELLDLKCPKCGSRAVELDGGDACSIESVRLEVPGEQHAQG, from the coding sequence TTGCACGAGCTGAGCGTGGCTCAGTCAGTACTCGAAACCGTGTTGGACGTCGCGCGAAAGCGAGGTGCCGAAAGGGTGCTCTCGGTTCGACTCCGGATAGGCGAGTTCACGCTACTGAATCCGGAGCAACTGCGGTTCTGCCTGGAAGTGCTCGCGGAAGGAACGCCCGTAGAGGGGGCAAAGTTCGAGATCGAGATCGAACGTGGGTACTTCAAGTGTGTGGAATGCGGGCACAAATGGCGCCCGGAGGACGAAAGTCTAAAGGATCCTTCGCTGCATACCGCGTTCGGTACGTCCGAGTTAACCGAACTGCTGGACCTTAAATGCCCGAAATGTGGCTCCCGAGCGGTGGAGCTGGACGGTGGGGATGCTTGCTCGATCGAGTCCGTACGGCTTGAGGTGCCGGGTGAGCAGCATGCACAAGGTTGA
- the cobA gene encoding uroporphyrinogen-III C-methyltransferase yields the protein MAGKLVLVGAGPGDPELLTFKAARAISRGDVILKDRLVPDEIIEEHASEDAEIIDVGKKPGGEGWTQEEINELIVREGTKGKTVVRVKSGDPLIFGRGAEEIEVALKHGMDVEVVPGVTSAIGVPTSLGLPLTHRKCASSFVVATGHEDPSKPENRVDFGALAEAADTLVVLMGARRLREIAREILERRGNESVAILERGTTEQERVKVGTLEDAAEGRMKARPPAVVVVGEVVEWWKEILGRETR from the coding sequence GTGGCCGGTAAGCTCGTGCTCGTAGGAGCTGGACCCGGAGATCCGGAGCTGCTCACCTTTAAGGCGGCTCGGGCCATCTCGAGAGGTGATGTGATACTCAAGGACCGGCTGGTACCGGATGAGATAATCGAGGAACATGCGTCGGAGGACGCCGAAATCATAGACGTAGGGAAGAAACCTGGGGGCGAAGGGTGGACACAGGAGGAGATCAACGAGCTCATAGTTCGGGAGGGGACCAAGGGAAAGACCGTTGTTCGCGTGAAGAGCGGAGATCCGTTGATATTCGGTCGTGGGGCGGAGGAGATAGAGGTGGCATTGAAACACGGAATGGATGTCGAGGTCGTGCCTGGGGTAACCTCGGCCATCGGCGTACCGACGTCCCTGGGACTCCCTCTCACTCATCGAAAGTGTGCTTCAAGCTTCGTCGTCGCCACGGGACACGAGGATCCTTCGAAACCCGAAAACCGCGTCGATTTCGGCGCTTTGGCCGAGGCCGCGGACACCCTGGTGGTGCTGATGGGGGCCCGACGTCTTCGGGAAATAGCCCGAGAGATCCTGGAAAGGCGGGGGAACGAGTCCGTCGCTATACTGGAGCGAGGGACCACCGAGCAAGAGCGTGTCAAGGTAGGGACGCTGGAGGATGCAGCTGAAGGTAGGATGAAAGCCCGTCCCCCCGCCGTTGTCGTGGTGGGAGAGGTCGTAGAGTGGTGGAAGGAGATACTGGGTAGGGAGACGCGTTGA
- a CDS encoding NAD-binding protein, giving the protein MKAKVRTFRYLWHLLCDAISVPTVKYAIAYVAALLCMGTLGYWILEGRSPVDAFYTTVLILTGVGCANPPTTPAGEIFTIGLLAVGLGALIHIISRIFAALLRGDVLLRIKESDAMARIERMRDHVVVCGYGKKGREIARNLGKHGFEVVVVDKDSEKCDRAFRDGHLAVQGDVTSEETLLKAGVERAQAVALVTDSDETNVFACVLVRDLNPDAWIVAAARSKTGARTLQRAGADEVVRVYEAAGIVIANRLMDPLSFLVTVSHPLEDTFREFREIIRHGGIVVDVRYHIPPLPEPLVKDLWVEDESDVKRRLEMHEDSETREALERLHRMSDDVHSHRIIVRREEDKEKIVEALRRLGFLIGVDMTHGEVLKEVFEVEA; this is encoded by the coding sequence TTGAAGGCGAAGGTTCGAACGTTCAGGTACCTTTGGCATTTACTATGCGATGCGATCAGCGTACCGACCGTGAAGTACGCGATCGCGTACGTAGCGGCGCTCCTATGCATGGGTACTCTCGGGTACTGGATACTCGAAGGACGGTCGCCGGTTGACGCGTTCTACACCACGGTCCTTATCTTGACAGGGGTCGGGTGCGCCAATCCTCCCACGACACCCGCTGGTGAGATCTTCACGATAGGCCTCCTGGCCGTGGGTCTTGGGGCGCTCATTCACATCATTTCGAGAATATTCGCCGCACTTCTGCGGGGAGACGTTCTGTTGCGTATCAAAGAGAGCGACGCGATGGCACGGATAGAGCGCATGCGCGATCACGTGGTGGTGTGCGGGTACGGCAAGAAGGGTCGTGAAATAGCCCGCAACTTAGGGAAGCACGGGTTCGAGGTCGTGGTTGTGGACAAAGACTCGGAAAAGTGCGATCGGGCCTTCCGTGACGGCCACCTGGCGGTGCAAGGCGACGTGACTTCGGAGGAGACGCTACTGAAGGCCGGGGTGGAACGTGCGCAGGCCGTGGCACTAGTCACCGATTCAGACGAAACTAACGTCTTCGCCTGTGTGCTGGTTCGCGACCTCAACCCCGACGCGTGGATAGTGGCAGCAGCTCGGTCCAAAACCGGTGCGAGGACCCTGCAACGTGCCGGGGCCGATGAGGTGGTGAGGGTATACGAGGCGGCCGGGATAGTCATAGCCAACAGGTTGATGGACCCCCTGTCGTTCCTGGTGACTGTGAGTCATCCGTTGGAAGATACCTTCCGAGAGTTCCGGGAGATCATAAGACATGGCGGGATAGTCGTCGACGTTCGGTACCACATCCCTCCGTTACCGGAGCCGTTGGTGAAGGACCTCTGGGTAGAGGATGAGAGCGACGTGAAACGGCGCCTGGAAATGCACGAAGACTCGGAGACTAGAGAGGCCCTGGAGAGGCTTCATAGGATGTCGGACGACGTTCATTCTCACCGTATCATAGTCCGGCGGGAAGAGGACAAGGAAAAGATCGTGGAAGCCCTCCGGAGGCTCGGTTTCCTGATCGGCGTCGACATGACTCACGGAGAGGTTCTTAAGGAGGTGTTCGAAGTGGAGGCGTGA
- a CDS encoding uroporphyrinogen-III synthase, translating to MRALVVRAPGLESETVRAFRKVGLDAEVVCPVELVPLDRPKISVRLLSKYDAVAFTSPRTIEFLSEEEVEELQRSDVDIAAVGPRTREALERAGLRVDVMPTEYTTGKLAEELRQYDAVLALRSRRRTEDLRRTLESCGVKVEEFEVYDLKPKRVEVNPREFDVVCFLSAFTARCFLESVDPAEIPEPVVSIGPVTTEELRRVGLKVVEAEERTVEAVAKTALLVNEE from the coding sequence TTGAGGGCTCTGGTCGTTAGAGCACCGGGTCTCGAGAGTGAAACGGTTCGAGCCTTCAGAAAGGTCGGCCTAGACGCTGAAGTCGTGTGTCCCGTCGAGCTTGTACCGCTGGACCGTCCTAAGATAAGTGTCAGGTTACTATCCAAGTACGACGCGGTAGCTTTCACCAGCCCGCGCACCATCGAGTTTCTCTCCGAAGAAGAGGTTGAAGAACTGCAACGCTCAGATGTCGATATAGCCGCTGTCGGTCCCAGAACGCGCGAGGCGCTCGAACGAGCTGGACTGCGTGTAGACGTAATGCCTACCGAATATACGACCGGAAAGTTGGCCGAAGAACTCCGTCAATACGATGCCGTGTTGGCGCTCCGTTCTAGACGGAGAACGGAGGACCTCAGAAGGACACTTGAGTCCTGCGGGGTTAAGGTCGAGGAGTTTGAGGTATACGACCTCAAACCCAAACGCGTTGAGGTGAACCCGAGGGAGTTCGACGTGGTATGTTTCCTGAGCGCGTTCACCGCGCGGTGTTTCCTCGAGAGCGTGGATCCTGCCGAAATTCCGGAGCCGGTTGTGAGTATAGGTCCGGTCACCACCGAGGAGCTCCGAAGAGTCGGCTTGAAGGTCGTGGAGGCCGAAGAACGCACCGTGGAAGCCGTAGCGAAGACGGCGCTCTTGGTGAACGAGGAGTGA
- a CDS encoding signal recognition particle protein Srp19 has product MAETPTVRLKGKDRIVVWPAYFDADRSRSEGRKVPKRLAVKNPRLTELRRIAEKLGLNPEVQRDKRYPKRWWDDKGRLIVDKVESKRKTLLMIAEKLRERRKS; this is encoded by the coding sequence GTGGCCGAGACTCCGACTGTCAGGTTGAAGGGTAAAGACAGGATCGTAGTGTGGCCGGCATACTTCGACGCCGACAGGTCGAGGTCCGAAGGACGTAAAGTCCCGAAACGGTTAGCCGTTAAGAATCCTCGGCTCACCGAGCTCCGTCGCATCGCGGAGAAGCTAGGCCTGAACCCAGAGGTCCAGCGCGATAAGCGGTACCCGAAGCGGTGGTGGGACGACAAGGGGAGGTTGATCGTGGATAAGGTGGAATCGAAGAGGAAAACTCTCCTCATGATCGCCGAGAAGCTGAGGGAGCGGAGGAAGAGTTGA
- a CDS encoding ACT domain-containing protein, whose protein sequence is MKRFELDVVLPDKPGQLVKVLEPLSKIGGNVISISHSRDGDRARVHIVFEATEDVAREYSRSISELEGVKILRFGRGPGHETDVVLIGHIVDTDIKDTIDRVNAIQGARVVDVDLEMPDPERESSAGFTLIYEDEEALRKAVQTIEKIAEEKDLVAIFPVEVIRCARRASS, encoded by the coding sequence ATGAAACGGTTCGAGTTAGACGTAGTGTTGCCGGATAAGCCCGGACAGCTCGTAAAAGTCCTCGAACCGTTGTCGAAAATCGGTGGTAACGTGATCAGTATATCCCATTCGCGAGATGGTGACCGCGCCCGGGTGCACATAGTGTTCGAAGCCACGGAAGACGTCGCCCGTGAGTATTCGCGGAGCATCAGTGAGTTAGAGGGTGTCAAGATCCTGCGGTTCGGTAGGGGGCCGGGGCACGAGACGGACGTCGTGCTGATAGGGCACATCGTAGACACGGACATTAAGGACACGATCGACCGGGTGAACGCTATACAAGGCGCCCGCGTCGTGGACGTCGACTTGGAGATGCCGGATCCGGAGCGGGAGTCGTCCGCGGGATTCACGCTCATCTACGAGGACGAGGAGGCGCTGAGGAAAGCCGTCCAGACCATCGAGAAGATCGCTGAAGAGAAGGATCTCGTAGCCATCTTCCCGGTGGAGGTGATACGGTGCGCCAGGCGCGCCTCTTCGTGA
- a CDS encoding homoserine dehydrogenase produces the protein MRQARLFVIGLGAVGLGLMRLLAKKRDAYAREFGIDVRVVGVADSRGVWVKNDLNPAEVLKAKRELGTVAEVGESGDALQVMEEVEFDVLVELTPTDIETGEPGLSHIMKAIELGRHVVTANKGPLAVAYGEIMEAAEEAGVVVRYEATAGGAMPVFNLVRETLKSVDIRSIEGVLNGTVNYILTRMEEEGISLKDAIAEAQSRGIAEADPSMDIEGWDTACKVVILANAILGLDCTIKDVDVTGIEDVTPEAIRIAEERGYRIKLIGRADSDGELSVRPCLVPKSDPVAKVRGVMNVVRLETDVAGDIYVSGRGAGPLETASAVMSDVLSIAENVG, from the coding sequence GTGCGCCAGGCGCGCCTCTTCGTGATCGGCCTCGGGGCTGTTGGACTGGGACTAATGCGACTTCTGGCCAAGAAGCGGGACGCGTACGCCCGGGAGTTCGGCATCGACGTTCGCGTGGTAGGAGTCGCGGATTCTCGAGGCGTCTGGGTGAAGAACGACCTTAACCCGGCCGAAGTGCTGAAGGCTAAGCGGGAACTGGGTACCGTGGCGGAGGTCGGTGAGAGCGGCGATGCGTTGCAGGTCATGGAGGAAGTGGAGTTCGACGTTCTCGTGGAGCTCACGCCCACCGATATAGAAACGGGCGAACCCGGTCTATCACACATCATGAAAGCCATAGAGTTGGGTAGGCACGTGGTAACTGCGAACAAAGGACCACTGGCAGTGGCTTACGGGGAAATCATGGAGGCGGCCGAAGAAGCCGGCGTCGTCGTGCGTTACGAGGCTACGGCTGGCGGTGCCATGCCTGTGTTCAACCTCGTACGTGAGACGCTGAAGAGTGTGGACATACGTTCGATAGAGGGTGTACTCAATGGCACTGTCAACTATATCCTCACCAGGATGGAAGAAGAGGGTATATCTCTGAAGGATGCCATCGCCGAGGCGCAATCTCGTGGGATAGCCGAAGCGGATCCGAGTATGGACATTGAAGGGTGGGATACCGCCTGTAAGGTCGTCATCCTCGCGAACGCCATCTTGGGACTAGACTGCACCATCAAGGACGTTGACGTTACGGGTATCGAGGACGTCACACCTGAGGCCATTCGGATCGCGGAGGAGCGTGGCTACAGGATCAAATTAATCGGTCGAGCGGACAGCGACGGCGAGCTCTCGGTACGTCCGTGTCTGGTGCCGAAGTCCGACCCTGTGGCCAAGGTGAGGGGCGTCATGAACGTCGTGAGACTCGAGACCGACGTAGCTGGGGACATTTACGTGTCGGGTCGGGGCGCCGGTCCCTTAGAAACCGCTAGCGCCGTCATGAGTGATGTCCTCTCCATTGCCGAGAACGTTGGCTAG
- a CDS encoding OsmC family protein yields MPDVIAEFLGDGECAVEFEEERMELVSSKVAEPEHVTPYHLFLAGILSCVTMNAGRALEKAGIDAEVTAEATGKKDWDRLAVTIEITIRVKLKDDTDSDEVRKIVEKGADRCILSRTLGSAIVSKEVVVEREN; encoded by the coding sequence ATGCCGGACGTCATCGCCGAGTTCCTGGGTGACGGTGAGTGCGCCGTTGAATTCGAAGAGGAGAGGATGGAGCTCGTTAGCAGCAAGGTGGCGGAGCCTGAACACGTCACCCCGTACCACCTCTTTCTGGCCGGTATTCTCTCTTGTGTGACGATGAACGCGGGCCGCGCGTTGGAGAAAGCCGGAATCGACGCCGAGGTGACGGCGGAGGCGACCGGGAAGAAGGACTGGGACCGCCTGGCGGTGACGATAGAGATCACGATTAGGGTGAAACTGAAGGATGACACCGACTCCGACGAAGTTCGAAAGATTGTAGAGAAGGGCGCCGACCGGTGTATCCTGAGCCGTACCTTGGGCTCAGCCATCGTCAGTAAAGAAGTGGTCGTAGAGCGGGAGAACTAA